From one Erythrobacter sp. HKB08 genomic stretch:
- a CDS encoding SDR family NAD(P)-dependent oxidoreductase, protein MTDAKPLEGRLALVTGASKGIGAATAKALAAAGAHVVLTARDVRALEGVEDEIHAAGGQSTIAPVDLTEGDGIARLAQAIAGRWDKLDILVISAAYLPTLTPVTQIDPKQFNTALTTNVLATQALLAGFDALLKRSGQGRVIGLTSSVGASPRAYWSAYGASKAAFENLLDSYAAEVEKVGNVKVAIVDPGATRTAMRAKAYPGEDPSTVKEPVRVAERLVELLAGDFETGHRERVAETA, encoded by the coding sequence ATGACTGACGCCAAACCGCTCGAGGGGCGCCTTGCGCTCGTCACCGGTGCGAGCAAGGGTATCGGGGCCGCGACCGCCAAGGCGCTCGCTGCTGCCGGTGCGCATGTCGTCCTCACCGCGCGCGACGTCCGCGCGCTGGAAGGGGTCGAAGACGAAATCCACGCGGCCGGCGGTCAATCCACTATCGCGCCGGTCGACCTGACCGAGGGCGATGGTATCGCCCGGCTTGCACAGGCTATTGCGGGCCGGTGGGACAAGCTCGATATTCTCGTGATTTCAGCGGCCTACCTGCCGACCCTCACACCGGTCACGCAGATCGATCCCAAGCAGTTCAACACCGCGCTGACGACCAATGTCCTTGCGACACAGGCTCTGCTCGCCGGGTTCGATGCGCTGCTCAAGCGCAGCGGCCAGGGCCGCGTCATTGGCCTGACCAGCTCGGTCGGGGCGAGCCCACGCGCCTACTGGTCGGCCTATGGCGCGAGCAAGGCGGCGTTCGAGAACCTGCTCGACAGCTATGCCGCCGAAGTCGAGAAAGTCGGCAATGTGAAGGTCGCCATTGTCGATCCGGGCGCCACCCGCACCGCCATGCGCGCCAAGGCCTATCCGGGCGAAGATCCCTCGACGGTCAAGGAGCCGGTCCGAGTCGCAGAGCGCCTCGTCGAGCTTCTCGCGGGCGATTTCGAAACCGGCCACCGCGAAAGGGTCGCGGAAACCGCCTGA
- a CDS encoding PilZ domain-containing protein has translation MVDTHESYDVAAQEDRCSPRTKITIPAQLRASGGRAFQTVVHDLSISGFSASAISRMHPGQICWISLPGLESLQAEVVWWENSIVGCAFMELLSPIVHDNILQNYSPSSVYRSAL, from the coding sequence ATGGTCGACACGCACGAGAGCTATGACGTTGCAGCACAAGAAGATCGCTGCAGCCCGCGCACCAAGATCACCATTCCGGCGCAGCTGCGCGCCTCGGGTGGCCGCGCATTCCAGACCGTAGTCCACGACCTGTCGATTTCTGGCTTTTCGGCATCGGCCATCAGCCGCATGCATCCGGGCCAGATCTGCTGGATCAGCCTGCCCGGCCTCGAATCGCTCCAGGCCGAAGTCGTCTGGTGGGAAAACTCGATCGTCGGCTGCGCCTTCATGGAGCTGCTGAGCCCCATCGTGCACGACAACATCCTGCAGAATTACAGCCCTTCGTCGGTCTACCGCAGCGCCCTCTGA
- a CDS encoding serine hydrolase translates to MKKWIIGGLVAIAAAGGVTYAMLDDDQRALLANMPTDRNVLFWSTEQRDAAFRSLDAISILADARVIEAGDSVYPLPAGEPLAIDTDIDAYMDSQRTAALVIVHDGKVVFEKYGLGFDADGKWTSFSVAKSLTSTMVGAAVKDGAIRSLDDKVTDYIAGLKGSAYDDVTVRQLLTMTSGVKWNEDYTDPNSDVALFNEHQPEDGLDVTVSYMRTLPREAPAGEKWVYKTGETNLIGVLVSEATGKPLAEYLSEKVWKPFGMQQDATWLLGATDHEISGCCIQASTRDFARFGLFMLGGAQIDGVSILPEGWIADATTKQAPIGIDGRGYGYQWWTNDDGSYAAQGIFGQGIFIDPARKLVIASNSNWPTATDYDGVGAERERFYKSVQAAVDKASAPAAE, encoded by the coding sequence ATGAAGAAATGGATTATCGGCGGCTTGGTCGCCATCGCGGCAGCGGGCGGCGTGACCTATGCTATGCTGGACGACGACCAGCGGGCGCTGCTCGCGAACATGCCGACCGATCGCAATGTCCTGTTCTGGTCGACCGAACAGCGCGATGCGGCCTTCCGCTCGCTCGACGCGATTTCGATCCTCGCCGATGCGAGAGTGATCGAAGCGGGCGACAGCGTGTATCCGCTGCCCGCAGGCGAGCCGCTGGCGATCGATACCGATATCGATGCCTACATGGACAGCCAGCGCACTGCCGCGCTGGTCATCGTGCATGACGGCAAGGTGGTGTTCGAGAAATACGGCCTCGGCTTCGATGCCGACGGCAAGTGGACCAGCTTCTCGGTCGCCAAGAGCCTGACTTCGACCATGGTCGGCGCCGCGGTGAAGGACGGGGCGATCAGGAGCCTCGACGACAAGGTGACCGACTACATCGCGGGGCTGAAGGGTTCTGCCTATGACGACGTGACGGTTCGCCAGCTTCTCACCATGACGTCGGGCGTCAAATGGAACGAGGATTATACCGATCCGAACTCCGATGTGGCCTTGTTCAACGAACACCAACCGGAGGACGGCCTCGACGTGACGGTGAGCTACATGCGCACCCTCCCGCGCGAGGCGCCTGCTGGCGAGAAGTGGGTCTACAAGACCGGTGAGACGAACCTCATCGGCGTGCTGGTGAGCGAGGCGACGGGCAAGCCGCTTGCCGAGTACCTTTCGGAGAAGGTCTGGAAGCCCTTTGGCATGCAGCAGGATGCGACCTGGCTGCTCGGCGCGACCGATCACGAGATCAGCGGGTGCTGCATCCAGGCATCGACCCGCGACTTCGCGCGTTTCGGCCTGTTCATGCTCGGCGGGGCGCAGATCGACGGGGTGAGTATCCTGCCCGAAGGCTGGATCGCGGATGCCACGACGAAGCAGGCTCCCATCGGGATCGACGGGCGCGGCTATGGCTACCAATGGTGGACCAATGACGACGGCAGCTACGCCGCCCAGGGCATCTTCGGGCAGGGCATCTTCATCGACCCGGCCCGCAAGCTCGTCATTGCCTCGAACAGCAATTGGCCGACGGCGACGGATTACGACGGCGTCGGCGCAGAGCGTGAGCGGTTCTACAAATCGGTGCAGGCAGCGGTCGACAAGGCGAGCGCGCCTGCAGCCGAATAA
- a CDS encoding cyclopropane-fatty-acyl-phospholipid synthase family protein — protein sequence MTAGFDRGADLLKGAARFERKPGFVARMIAPSFHKILDRVDEGMEKGSILGHLPDGTTRLIGGRAPGFEAEVKLNDWRALMRLATNGSIGWYQAWEAGEWESPDPVPLFALFMANGDALGETGRAQGPFRIAARFAHWLNRNTRAGSARNIHAHYDLGNDFYAQWLDATMSYSSAIWQEGDDLEAAQRRKWQALADRLGSPDSLLEIGCGWGGLSDHFAKGGASVTGISLSDEQLAWARERHDPSISFLKQDYRDTDGQFDAIVSVEMVEALGREYWPTFMDCIARNLKPGGKAAIQYISMKDSLFDAYAKSADFIQAYIFPGGLLIRNSEFEALAEERGLRWRDRSDFGLDYAETLKAWRENFDAAAAAGRLPKGFDERFQRLWRYYLMYCEGGFRGGGIDVHQVTLVKEG from the coding sequence ATGACGGCGGGGTTCGACAGGGGAGCAGACCTGCTCAAGGGCGCGGCGCGTTTCGAACGCAAGCCGGGTTTCGTGGCGCGCATGATCGCGCCGAGTTTTCACAAGATTCTCGACCGGGTGGACGAGGGGATGGAGAAGGGTTCCATTCTCGGTCACCTGCCCGACGGCACGACGCGGCTGATCGGCGGCCGCGCGCCCGGTTTCGAGGCGGAGGTCAAGCTCAACGACTGGCGCGCGTTGATGCGGCTGGCGACCAATGGCTCGATCGGCTGGTACCAGGCATGGGAAGCGGGTGAATGGGAAAGCCCGGACCCCGTGCCCCTGTTTGCCCTGTTCATGGCCAACGGCGATGCGCTCGGCGAAACGGGCAGGGCGCAGGGGCCGTTTCGGATAGCGGCGCGCTTCGCCCACTGGCTCAACCGAAACACGCGCGCCGGTTCTGCGCGGAACATCCATGCGCATTACGATCTCGGCAACGATTTCTACGCACAGTGGCTCGATGCGACGATGAGCTATTCGAGCGCGATCTGGCAGGAGGGCGACGACCTCGAGGCAGCGCAGCGTCGCAAGTGGCAGGCGCTTGCCGACCGGCTCGGCTCGCCCGACAGCCTGCTCGAAATCGGCTGCGGCTGGGGCGGGCTGTCGGATCACTTCGCAAAGGGCGGGGCGAGCGTCACGGGCATCAGCCTCTCGGACGAGCAGCTGGCCTGGGCGCGCGAGCGACACGATCCCTCGATCTCCTTCCTCAAGCAGGATTATCGCGACACCGACGGGCAGTTCGATGCGATCGTCAGCGTCGAAATGGTCGAGGCATTGGGCCGCGAATACTGGCCGACCTTCATGGACTGCATCGCGCGCAACCTGAAGCCGGGCGGCAAGGCGGCGATCCAGTATATCTCGATGAAGGATTCGCTGTTCGACGCCTATGCGAAGAGCGCGGATTTCATCCAGGCCTACATCTTCCCCGGCGGCCTGCTGATCCGCAACAGCGAGTTCGAGGCACTGGCGGAGGAGCGCGGACTGCGCTGGCGCGATCGCTCTGACTTCGGGCTCGACTATGCCGAAACGCTCAAGGCCTGGCGCGAGAATTTCGATGCGGCCGCTGCCGCCGGTAGGCTGCCGAAAGGCTTCGACGAGCGCTTCCAGCGGCTGTGGCGCTACTACCTGATGTATTGCGAAGGCGGCTTCCGCGGGGGCGGGATCGACGTCCACCAGGTGACGCTGGTGAAGGAAGGTTGA
- a CDS encoding deoxyribodipyrimidine photo-lyase produces the protein MSKPQIVWLRRDLRMADNPALYHAAQAGPVVAVYVLDDECAGDHKYGGASRWWLHHSLESLGKSFGARNSRIVLRRGDAVEELAKVAHAVGADTVHANRHYEPWWRKAQGQLKDKLELELYDANYLFPPGHITTGSGDPYKIYTPFSKATLEQMPPRDELPEPETLSSPDDWPASDELSDWNLLPTKPDWSGGIADFWEVGEAAAHERLDWWADHVDEYDDGRNLPSVDKTSQMSPHLHWGEITPVQIWHRFKDKRSQGWKTFEKELIWRDYAQNVICQFPAYPKESYRDRFDEMAWRNPNRGHLIQEELEAWQKGQTGYPIVDAGMRQLWQTGWMHNRVRMITASFLIKHLLIDWRHGEKWFWDCLVDADYASNGTNWQWVAGTGVDSNMFSRIMAPLTQSEKFDAAGYIREYVPELADLPDDKIHDPEEHGCKPDDYPSKIIAHKEGRERALEAYRDMKSG, from the coding sequence ATGTCCAAACCACAAATCGTCTGGCTCCGCCGCGACCTGCGCATGGCGGACAATCCGGCGCTCTACCATGCCGCGCAGGCCGGGCCGGTGGTCGCGGTCTATGTTCTCGATGACGAGTGCGCGGGCGATCACAAGTATGGCGGTGCATCGCGCTGGTGGCTGCACCATTCGCTCGAAAGCCTGGGCAAGAGCTTCGGCGCGCGCAATTCTCGCATCGTTCTGCGGCGCGGCGATGCGGTCGAGGAACTGGCCAAGGTCGCCCATGCCGTGGGTGCCGACACCGTCCATGCCAATCGGCACTACGAGCCGTGGTGGCGCAAGGCGCAGGGGCAGTTGAAGGACAAGCTGGAGCTCGAACTCTACGACGCCAACTACCTCTTCCCGCCCGGCCACATCACGACCGGTTCGGGCGATCCCTACAAAATCTACACGCCGTTCTCGAAGGCGACGCTCGAGCAGATGCCGCCGCGCGACGAACTGCCGGAGCCGGAAACGCTTTCCTCGCCCGATGACTGGCCGGCGAGCGACGAGCTATCCGACTGGAACCTCCTGCCGACGAAACCCGACTGGTCGGGCGGCATCGCGGACTTCTGGGAGGTAGGCGAAGCGGCGGCGCATGAGCGGCTCGACTGGTGGGCCGATCATGTCGACGAATATGACGATGGGCGGAACCTCCCCTCGGTCGACAAGACCAGCCAGATGTCGCCGCACCTACACTGGGGCGAGATCACTCCGGTCCAGATCTGGCACCGCTTCAAGGACAAGCGCAGCCAGGGCTGGAAGACCTTCGAGAAAGAGCTGATTTGGCGCGACTATGCGCAGAACGTCATCTGCCAGTTTCCCGCCTATCCGAAGGAAAGCTACCGCGACCGTTTCGACGAGATGGCGTGGCGCAATCCCAATCGCGGGCACCTGATCCAGGAAGAGCTGGAGGCCTGGCAGAAGGGGCAGACCGGCTACCCGATCGTCGATGCCGGAATGCGCCAGCTGTGGCAGACCGGCTGGATGCACAACCGCGTGCGGATGATCACGGCGAGCTTCCTCATCAAGCACCTGCTGATCGACTGGCGCCACGGCGAAAAATGGTTCTGGGATTGCCTCGTCGATGCTGACTACGCCTCCAACGGCACCAACTGGCAGTGGGTCGCGGGCACCGGCGTCGACAGCAACATGTTCAGCCGGATCATGGCGCCGCTCACCCAGTCGGAGAAATTCGATGCGGCGGGCTATATCCGCGAATACGTGCCCGAACTGGCCGATCTGCCCGACGACAAGATCCACGATCCGGAAGAACACGGCTGCAAGCCGGACGACTATCCGTCCAAGATCATCGCCCACAAGGAAGGGCGCGAACGGGCGCTCGAAGCATATCGGGACATGAAGTCCGGCTAG
- a CDS encoding metal-dependent hydrolase encodes MDNLTHSLVGALIGQAGLKKKTGLAMPALIIGANLPDVDAACFFWLEGVEHLGFRRGITHGPPALLLLPLILAGLLWAFDRWQAGRGKRPEGRMPVDFKWLYLLAFIGCLTHPALDWLNVYGIRLLEPFSSQWFYGDTLFIIDVWLWGLLIVATWLSMRREKRGGNWRRTAQVALSVAGIYIFANGVITGAAERGYQGEARDEIIASPKPLVFWEREMISYRKDPGGWTYPIRSDWSVIGGYSDDRTSLGGPAPQAACNSLPVGSQSEEDAFRLWSRVPFLETCEDGALLLRDGRFYDPMARGRFTVKLAKPNDVEPSGE; translated from the coding sequence ATGGACAATCTCACCCATAGCCTCGTCGGCGCGCTGATCGGGCAGGCGGGGCTCAAGAAGAAGACCGGGCTCGCCATGCCCGCGCTGATCATCGGGGCGAACCTGCCCGATGTCGATGCGGCGTGCTTCTTCTGGCTCGAAGGCGTCGAGCATCTCGGTTTCCGCCGCGGTATTACCCATGGCCCACCGGCACTGCTGCTGTTGCCGCTGATACTGGCTGGGCTGCTGTGGGCCTTCGACCGCTGGCAGGCGGGGCGCGGGAAGCGGCCCGAGGGTCGAATGCCGGTCGATTTCAAATGGCTCTACCTGCTCGCCTTCATCGGCTGCCTGACCCACCCGGCGCTCGATTGGCTGAACGTATATGGCATCCGCTTGCTGGAGCCGTTCTCGAGCCAGTGGTTCTACGGGGATACGCTGTTCATCATCGACGTTTGGCTCTGGGGTCTCCTCATAGTCGCGACCTGGCTTTCGATGCGGCGGGAAAAACGGGGCGGCAACTGGCGTCGCACGGCACAGGTCGCGCTCAGCGTTGCGGGCATTTACATATTTGCCAACGGCGTCATCACCGGCGCTGCCGAGCGTGGGTACCAGGGAGAGGCTCGCGACGAGATCATAGCTTCCCCGAAACCACTCGTTTTCTGGGAGCGGGAGATGATCAGCTACCGCAAGGATCCCGGCGGCTGGACCTATCCGATCCGCAGCGACTGGTCGGTAATCGGCGGGTACAGCGATGACCGCACATCGCTCGGCGGTCCGGCACCGCAGGCGGCCTGCAACTCGCTGCCGGTCGGCTCGCAAAGCGAAGAGGACGCATTTCGCCTGTGGAGCCGCGTCCCGTTCCTTGAAACCTGCGAGGACGGCGCACTGCTGCTGCGCGATGGCCGGTTCTACGATCCGATGGCGCGCGGGCGTTTCACCGTAAAGCTGGCGAAGCCGAACGATGTGGAACCGAGCGGCGAGTGA
- a CDS encoding 2-oxoacid:ferredoxin oxidoreductase subunit beta yields MNAPAKIETTLKDWVTDQEVRWCPGCGDYAILKAVQRTLPDLGADPAKTCFISGIGCSSRFPYYMESYGFHTIHGRAPAFATGVKLANPELDVWLVTGDGDGLSIGGNHMLHVLRRNVNMQIMLFNNEIYGLTKGQYSPTSRVGTRSPSTPIGSVDRPANPAAFALGAGARFVGRGFDVSKNLPDVLKAAHAHQGAAFIEIFQNCIVYNKDVFDDFAAPKGAEDRQLWLVPGEPMLFAGDTMGIALDREALSLTVVDVVDGDWKAAGVLVHDATNRMIAHLLAEMPFGPFPMALGVLYDDPRPTFESAVIEERARSSEGKDTSLAKLLAKGQTWTVDGTAQDPV; encoded by the coding sequence ATGAACGCACCTGCCAAGATCGAAACCACGCTGAAGGACTGGGTCACCGACCAGGAGGTCCGCTGGTGCCCGGGTTGCGGCGACTACGCGATCCTCAAGGCCGTGCAGCGCACGCTGCCCGACCTCGGCGCGGATCCGGCGAAGACCTGCTTCATCAGCGGCATCGGCTGCTCGAGCCGGTTCCCCTACTACATGGAAAGCTACGGCTTCCACACGATCCACGGCCGCGCGCCTGCATTCGCAACCGGCGTAAAGCTCGCCAATCCGGAGCTCGACGTGTGGCTCGTTACCGGTGACGGCGACGGGCTGTCGATCGGCGGCAACCACATGCTGCATGTCCTGCGCCGCAACGTGAACATGCAGATCATGCTGTTCAACAACGAGATTTACGGTCTCACCAAGGGCCAGTACTCGCCGACCAGCCGCGTCGGTACGCGCAGCCCCTCTACCCCGATCGGTTCGGTCGACCGGCCCGCCAATCCGGCGGCTTTCGCTCTCGGTGCAGGTGCACGCTTCGTCGGGCGCGGCTTCGACGTGTCGAAGAACCTGCCCGATGTCCTCAAGGCAGCCCATGCCCACCAGGGCGCGGCCTTTATCGAGATTTTCCAGAACTGCATCGTCTACAACAAGGACGTGTTCGACGATTTCGCCGCGCCCAAGGGTGCGGAAGATCGCCAGCTCTGGCTGGTGCCGGGCGAACCGATGCTGTTCGCCGGCGACACCATGGGCATCGCGCTCGACCGCGAGGCGCTGTCGCTCACCGTAGTCGATGTGGTCGATGGCGATTGGAAGGCGGCCGGCGTGCTGGTCCACGATGCGACCAACCGCATGATCGCGCACCTGCTCGCCGAAATGCCCTTCGGCCCGTTCCCGATGGCGCTCGGCGTCCTCTACGACGATCCGCGCCCGACTTTCGAGAGCGCGGTCATCGAAGAGCGCGCGCGCTCGAGCGAAGGCAAGGACACGAGCCTCGCCAAGCTGCTCGCCAAGGGCCAGACCTGGACGGTCGACGGGACGGCGCAGGACCCGGTCTGA
- a CDS encoding 2-oxoacid:acceptor oxidoreductase subunit alpha translates to MATQAADAPQEAQSPDAVVVRFAGDSGDGMQLTGGQFTLSTALAGNDLATFPDFPAEIRAPQGTLFGVSAFQINFGSREINTAGDAPDVLVAMNPAALKTNVGALKPGGLIIADTGAFTKRNLEKAKYDSNPLEDDSLAKYDVLAFDISEKTIEAVKPFGLGNKDALRSKNMWTLGLALWMFDRPREPIHQWLKAKFKTKPDIADANIAALDAGHAYGETAELSGPLRQVHVDPVESDPGLYRTITGAEAVSLGLVAGAQLAELPMFFGGYPITPASAILHHLARLKEFGVTTFQAEDEIAAICAAIGASYAGQLGVTSSSGPGIALKTEAMGLAIMTELPLVIVNSQRGGPSTGLPTKTEQSDLYQAVYGRNGDAPMPVIAANSPGDAFECAIEACRIAVQYMTPVMLLTDGYIANAAEPWKVPDPASYEPFPATFLTEKNGGGELLPYKRDEKGARPWIKPGTPGLMHRIGGIEKAEDTGHIDYSPSNHQAMTDARKSKVLGVSVPDQEVASGEPGGKLVVVGWGSTFGPIRRAVDNCRAKGMDVSHVHVRHVWPLPANLGDLLKSYERVLVPEMNTGQFKTVLRDQYLVDAQPLTKTSGQPFTIAELEAAIEGALA, encoded by the coding sequence ATGGCGACCCAAGCCGCCGACGCGCCGCAGGAGGCGCAATCTCCCGATGCCGTAGTGGTCCGATTTGCCGGCGATTCCGGCGACGGCATGCAGCTGACGGGCGGTCAGTTCACGCTCTCCACCGCGCTCGCGGGCAACGACCTTGCGACTTTCCCCGACTTCCCGGCGGAAATCCGCGCGCCGCAGGGCACGCTGTTCGGCGTCTCTGCCTTCCAGATCAATTTCGGCAGCCGCGAGATCAACACCGCGGGCGATGCGCCCGACGTGCTGGTCGCGATGAACCCCGCGGCGCTCAAGACCAATGTCGGTGCGCTCAAGCCCGGCGGCCTGATCATTGCCGACACCGGCGCCTTCACCAAGCGCAACCTCGAAAAGGCGAAATACGACAGCAACCCGCTGGAGGACGACAGCCTCGCGAAATACGACGTGCTTGCCTTCGACATCAGCGAGAAGACGATCGAGGCGGTGAAGCCCTTCGGCCTCGGCAACAAGGACGCGCTGCGCTCGAAGAACATGTGGACCCTCGGCCTCGCGCTGTGGATGTTCGACCGCCCGCGCGAGCCGATCCACCAGTGGCTCAAGGCCAAGTTCAAGACCAAGCCCGATATCGCCGATGCGAACATCGCCGCGCTCGATGCGGGCCATGCCTATGGCGAAACGGCGGAGCTTTCCGGCCCGCTGCGCCAGGTGCATGTCGACCCGGTCGAAAGCGATCCCGGCCTCTATCGCACGATCACGGGCGCGGAAGCCGTCAGCCTCGGCCTCGTTGCCGGTGCGCAGCTTGCCGAACTGCCGATGTTCTTCGGCGGCTATCCGATCACGCCCGCCTCGGCGATCCTGCACCATCTTGCGCGGCTGAAGGAATTCGGCGTCACGACCTTCCAGGCGGAAGACGAGATTGCCGCGATCTGCGCTGCCATCGGTGCAAGCTACGCCGGGCAGCTCGGCGTCACTTCGTCGAGCGGTCCGGGCATCGCGCTCAAGACCGAGGCGATGGGCCTTGCGATCATGACCGAGCTTCCACTGGTCATCGTCAACTCGCAGCGCGGCGGCCCCTCGACCGGCCTGCCGACCAAGACCGAGCAGAGCGATCTCTACCAGGCCGTCTATGGCCGCAACGGCGATGCGCCGATGCCGGTGATCGCGGCGAACAGCCCGGGCGACGCGTTCGAATGCGCGATCGAGGCTTGCCGCATTGCAGTCCAGTACATGACCCCGGTGATGCTGCTGACCGATGGCTACATCGCCAATGCAGCCGAACCGTGGAAAGTGCCCGATCCGGCGAGCTACGAGCCGTTCCCGGCGACCTTCCTGACCGAGAAGAACGGCGGCGGCGAACTGCTGCCCTACAAGCGCGACGAGAAGGGCGCGCGGCCGTGGATCAAGCCGGGTACGCCGGGCCTGATGCACCGCATCGGCGGCATCGAGAAGGCCGAGGATACCGGCCACATCGACTATTCGCCCTCGAACCACCAGGCGATGACCGATGCGCGCAAGTCCAAGGTGCTGGGTGTTTCGGTGCCCGACCAGGAAGTCGCCTCGGGCGAGCCGGGCGGCAAGCTGGTCGTCGTGGGTTGGGGCTCGACCTTCGGCCCGATCCGCCGCGCCGTCGACAATTGCCGTGCAAAGGGCATGGACGTGAGCCATGTGCATGTGCGCCATGTCTGGCCGCTGCCGGCCAATCTCGGCGACCTGCTCAAGAGCTACGAACGCGTGCTCGTGCCGGAGATGAACACCGGCCAGTTCAAGACCGTGCTGCGCGACCAGTATCTCGTCGACGCACAGCCGCTGACCAAGACCAGCGGCCAGCCTTTCACCATTGCCGAACTCGAAGCAGCGATCGAAGGAGCGCTGGCATGA
- a CDS encoding alpha/beta hydrolase yields MADTEHFVRDDVKAFLSMLEQMGGQGVEEVGHEEGRQQMRAMGAVAEADAKPLAVVKDLTCPGPAGDIPLRLYDTKETREPGPCVVFIHGGGFVIGDLEVYNNLCTEISHFLDLPVVSVDYRLAPEHPFPAAPDDCEAAARWIASSPAALGRKITGLVITGDSAGGNLTIVTTNQLANDPADVPVVVQAPIYPVASDVSEHQSLKDFFDGFLLTGAAMAWFTEQYGGDPSDPRHTPMVGDCSNTPPTVICTAGLDPLRDSGREYAAHLIQQGTEVSYFEFPGIIHGFTTLRKAIPSGQGDLEAFLGAIKVKLSRYG; encoded by the coding sequence ATGGCCGATACGGAACATTTCGTGCGCGACGATGTGAAAGCATTCCTTTCGATGCTCGAGCAGATGGGCGGACAGGGTGTCGAGGAAGTGGGGCACGAGGAAGGCCGCCAGCAGATGCGCGCGATGGGCGCAGTGGCGGAAGCCGATGCCAAGCCGCTGGCAGTCGTCAAGGACCTGACCTGCCCCGGACCGGCAGGCGATATCCCGCTGCGTCTCTACGACACCAAGGAAACGCGCGAACCCGGCCCCTGCGTGGTCTTCATCCACGGCGGCGGCTTCGTGATCGGCGACCTCGAGGTCTACAACAACCTTTGCACCGAGATTTCGCATTTCCTCGACTTGCCGGTGGTCTCGGTCGACTACCGCCTCGCGCCGGAGCACCCCTTCCCCGCCGCGCCCGACGATTGCGAGGCTGCCGCGCGCTGGATCGCGTCTTCGCCTGCGGCGCTGGGCCGCAAGATCACCGGCCTCGTCATCACCGGCGACAGTGCAGGCGGCAATTTGACCATCGTCACGACCAACCAGCTGGCCAACGATCCCGCCGACGTGCCGGTCGTGGTGCAGGCACCGATCTACCCGGTCGCGAGCGACGTCAGCGAGCACCAGAGCCTGAAGGACTTTTTCGACGGCTTCCTGCTCACCGGCGCGGCCATGGCATGGTTCACCGAGCAATATGGCGGCGACCCGAGCGACCCGCGCCACACGCCGATGGTCGGCGATTGCTCGAACACGCCGCCGACGGTGATCTGCACCGCCGGGCTCGATCCCTTACGCGATTCGGGACGCGAATATGCCGCGCACCTGATCCAGCAGGGCACCGAAGTGAGCTATTTCGAATTCCCGGGAATCATCCACGGCTTCACCACCTTGCGAAAGGCAATTCCCAGCGGTCAGGGCGATCTCGAGGCGTTCCTCGGCGCGATCAAGGTGAAGCTCTCGCGATACGGATAA
- a CDS encoding RNA pyrophosphohydrolase, translating into MTELGYRPCVGVMLVNAEGRAFVGQRIDNKDSGAWQMPQGGVDPGEDLRDAALRELAEETGAREQHVAIISQMTETVRYDLPEELIGKLWGGKYRGQEQSWFLARFTGEDTHIDIEAHDPPEFSQWMWVEPERLPELIVPFKRRVYRTVLEAFRDLI; encoded by the coding sequence ATGACAGAACTCGGCTACCGCCCCTGCGTCGGGGTGATGCTGGTCAATGCCGAAGGCCGCGCATTCGTCGGCCAGCGGATCGACAACAAGGATTCGGGTGCCTGGCAGATGCCGCAAGGCGGCGTCGATCCGGGCGAAGACCTGCGCGATGCTGCCCTGCGCGAGCTGGCGGAGGAAACCGGCGCGCGCGAACAGCATGTCGCTATCATCAGCCAGATGACCGAGACCGTGCGCTACGACCTGCCGGAAGAGCTGATCGGCAAGTTGTGGGGCGGAAAATATCGCGGGCAGGAGCAGTCGTGGTTCCTCGCCCGCTTCACCGGCGAAGATACGCATATCGACATCGAAGCGCACGATCCGCCCGAATTCTCGCAATGGATGTGGGTCGAGCCCGAGCGCCTGCCCGAGCTTATCGTGCCCTTCAAAAGGCGCGTCTATCGCACTGTATTGGAAGCGTTTCGCGACCTGATCTGA